In Hevea brasiliensis isolate MT/VB/25A 57/8 chromosome 13, ASM3005281v1, whole genome shotgun sequence, a single genomic region encodes these proteins:
- the LOC110672142 gene encoding LOB domain-containing protein 42-like, which yields MRMSCNGCRVLRKGCSDDCNIRPCLQWIKSPDSQANATLFLAKFYGRAGLINLIEAGPPHLRPAVFRSLLYEACGRIVNPVYGSVGLLWSGNWAHCQAAVDAVLRGTPIMQMPSAPDSPPPHLIDPLKTYDIRHVSKDPNSLELNKVKNRTRFKGSVSNPSSPSEALCRVNHGELSFEQLREPWLSQLANGDSSRDDESMFSVETVEDEPNRALKFNNLSDNGDEVGLDLTLGLVPVK from the exons ATGAGGATGAGCTGCAATGGCTGCAGGGTCTTACGGAAAGGTTGTAGCGATGACTGTAACATCAGACCATGCCTCCAATGGATCAAATCTCCTGACTCTCAAGCCAATGCCACTCTCTTCTTGGCCAAGTTCTACGGCCGTGCAGGCCTCATCAACCTCATCGAAGCCGGCCCCCCACACCTCCGCCCTG CTGTTTTTAGGTCTCTGTTATATGAGGCTTGTGGGCGGATAGTGAATCCAGTGTATGGGTCGGTGGGGTTACTTTGGTCTGGGAATTGGGCTCACTGCCAAGCAGCCGTTGATGCAGTCCTCAGAGGCACACCGATCATGCAAATGCCTTCTGCTCCTGACTCACCACCACCACACTTGATTGATCCTCTCAAAACCTATGACATCCGCCACGTGTCCAAGGACCCTAACTCGCTTGAACTCAACAAGGTTAAGAATCGGACCCGGTTCAAAGGCTCTGTCAGCAACCCCAGTTCCCCATCTGAGGCATTGTGCCGGGTTAACCATGGAGAGTTGAGCTTCGAACAGCTTCGTGAGCCTTGGCTGAGTCAGCTGGCAAATGGGGATAgcagcagagatgatgagagcatGTTCTCCGTTGAAACAGTGGAGGATGAACCCAACAGGGCATTGAAATTCAATAATCTAAGTGATAATGGGGATGAGGTTGGTTTGGACCTCACCCTTGGTTTGGTTCCAGTGAAGTAG